In the genome of Juglans microcarpa x Juglans regia isolate MS1-56 chromosome 6S, Jm3101_v1.0, whole genome shotgun sequence, the window CAAGGATTTCATCTGCCCCGTTTCCGGGTCCCTCATGTACGACCCCGTCGTCGTTTCTTCCGGTCAAACCTTCGAGCGAGTTTCCGTACAAGTCTGCCGGGATATTGGGTACTCACCGATGCTCGAAGATGGGTCTCGACCTGATTTCACCACCGTGATCCAGAATTTGGCCATCAGATCCACCATCCTCAACTGGTGCAGGAGTTCGGGTACGGAGCTCCCTCGTCCGCCGGATTATCGCTCCGTGGAGCGGATTGTACGCGCGGCTATGGCTGAGGATGGGCATTCGGGTTCCGAGTTTGGGGTTTCGGATAGGGAGTTGCTCAAGGGCGTGGCGGATAAACCGCCGGTTATTTTCTCTCACGCGGCGACCGAGTTGGGTCACCGAGTCAACCACTTCTATTCGACATCTTCGGAAGAGCCGGTCACCATCGCGGCGAGTCCGGCCACTCCTTTGCCTCTCACAACTCGGCCTGCGTGCTTCTCGTCCCCTTGTTCTTCATCCGAAATCGTGGAAAACGAAAGCCAAACTCTAAACCCTGATTCTTCGACTCCCGAAGAGGAACAATACCTCGCGAAGCTGATGAGTCCCCAGGTGTTCGAGCAAGAAGAAGCTGTGGTTTCACTAAGAAAGCTCACAAGGATCAGAGAGGATCTCAGGGTTTCTCTCTGTAATGCTCGTATTCTCTCCGCCATCCGACCGTTGATCTCATCCAAATACGCCACCGTACAGACGAACGCCATCGCTTTGTTGGTGAATCTATCTCTCGCGAAGCGAAACAAGGTCCAGATCGTGAGGTCAGGATTCGTCCCGCACCTAATCGATGTATTGCGAGGCGGAGTCAGTGAATCCCAGGAGCACGCGGCCGGTGCACTCTTCAGCTTAGCGTTGGAGGAAGAGAACCAGATGGCAATCGGTGTGATGGGAGCTCTGGCGCCGTTAATGTACGCGCTGAGGTCCGAGAATGAGCGGACTCGGCAAGACTCGGCGCTGGCACTGTACCATACGACCCTGATACAGAGCAACCGGGTGAAGCTGGTGAAGCTAGGAGCCGTGCCGACGCTGCTGGCAATGACGAGGGCGGCGAACTCAGCAAGCAGGGTGCTGTTGATCTTATGCAATCTGGCGTTGTGCACGGAGGGGAAGTCGGCGATGCTGGACGGGAACGCGGTGGAATGCTTAGTGGGGCTGTTGAGAAAGGGAGAAGTGGAGTCGGAGGCGACTCGGGAGAACTGCGTGGCGGCATTGTGGGCGCTGAGTCAGGGCAGCATGAGGTTCAAGGGGCTGGCGAAGGAAGCGGGAGCAGGGGAGGTGTTGAGGGAGATAGTGGAGAGGGGGGGCGAGAGGGCGAGAGAGAAAGCCAAGAGGATATTGCAGAtgttgagagggagagaggatgAGGAGGAGGCGGAAGACTTTGACGGAATCTTAGACTCCGGAGTCGGGGTTAGTCGGAGCCGCCACCGAGTAGCCGGTACGAGGAGCTTGTACGGTCCTAACTCCACGACcttttgatttttgttatttttttattggatattttTGTCCTTTTATTTTCACGCTGTAAAagtaattctttttttgtttataaaagaATAAGCTCATTGGTATAGTTATTCATTGGTAGGTAAGAAAATGaattcataatttatttgacatatcttttctcttttttgtgaaaaatatcaACTGGGTCGAATCGGGTGGTTTGAATAATAAGATGGTTTATGAGTAGTAATAGAGATGTAATCCGTCCGGTctagttttgaacaaaatttaagatcgaacgggtatgtatcggttttgtatttttcaaaaccgattaggCACCAGTTACTTTCCTAAACCGGTACTACCGGTTTTCGGTCTGATTCGGTTcagtttttcgatttttttaaaatgtaagtttcacaatttatcattaaaaaattgtttataaaaattaaaaataaaaaaaaaattgatttaaaaaaaattgttttatacttttattaatatattagactatataataatattaatattagactattggtgtatttataagttatatattagtattagttataaactatatatttaatattagtattagttataaaattttaataaaaacttgtagtattaattataaatataactatagtcattagtctatattagactattagtattagttataaacttttagtgatttagtattaacattttatgtaataatttataaattacaataaaaaattatttcatatatgaatatatataattatatatattatatataaaaatttcacataaaaatttataattacataatatataaaacttatatatattaatatatatatatatatatatataatattttgtataaaacttatatatacaataatacaaatattatttttatatatattttttatcaaccgatTCAGTCCAgtccgaaaaatcctaaaactggaaccggaccggaactggccggttttcacattttaagaaccggtcccggaccggacTAGTTCAAAACCtgtaaaaccggtccggtccggaccggttttcccgtttgaatttacacccctaaatagtagtaagattgttgaatttagataaattgagataaaatgaacttttttttttttttagaaatagtgcctcctttcatttattcatagaaCAATGTCTACAATGCCTTCCTTATCTTTCTGTaaacaagaagaaataaaaatcggTACCTCTTCTAACTATACTTTCTCTACATTTGATCATATAGTTGCCTTAGCCAAGTTGTGAGCTACTACATTTCTATATCTATTTGTATACTACACTGTCCAATTGGACTAAGTAATTAAGAATAACTTTAAATCTTCAATAATGCTTTCAAGGAAGGACGGGTCTTCATTAGGATCATTAACAACTTTAACAATATTCTGAGCATCCCCCTTCAAGTGTCACTTTGTTGAGACTCAAATCATTGTATAGTTCCATGGCTTTCCTTAGTGCAAAACACTATTGTGGCTGGTTGTTCCACATTGCCTTTCGACCCATAGTAAGCTGCTATAACTTCCCCTTTCTCATctctaattataatttgtatCCCCATTTTCCTCTGCTTGATGTCAAAAGTTGCATCCCAGTTTGCCTTGAAGCAGTTTTCTATTGGTGCTTTCCACTTCTGGAGCATATCTACACGACTGCTAGGATTTCCTGACTCCACTGCTCCATCCTCAGTTGAAAGGAGttcttctaaattttctttGGCTAATTTGATAACACTACTCAGGCTAAGGaacttgttttcaaaaataaaaacgttTATTCTAATCCACAAACCCTTTATGATGACTGATGCCTCCTCTAACTCACACTTACTGAGCTTTCCTGTCAAATCCTCCCACAGGTTTAACAGATCATCTTCATTTACTCTCCACTTCTGAATTGGTTTGTGAGCCACAACCCACACATCATTAGCAGCAGAGCAATGCCAAAGAACATGCATCATTATCTCTTCATCTTGCAAACATATACGGCATAAAGggttttcaactatttttttaagaaacaaaTTACTCCTAGTAGCAAGAAGGTTGTTCCTTGCCTTCCACATGAAAATTCTTACCTTTCCAGTTATATGCATGTCCCATATTTTCTTCCGCTTGTTATCTATCTCAGCCTCCCTTGAAGTTTCCCCCACCACTGCCTTATTCCtagattttttccaaaaatatgcACTCTTAATCGAGAAAATTCCTTTTTTAGAGGCACCCCCAAACCAGCTTGTCCTCCACATCCCTTTTACTTATAGGGATATTGTATATGTGATCAGCTTCTTCCTCATTGAAAACTGATCTGATAAACCTCTCATCCCACTCCTTCTGCTCATCATCAATCAGGTCTTTGGCTTTTGCATTAGCATCCAGCTTTGAGATAGGGGATTGGACACAATAGGATGATGGAGTTGACAACCATTGTTTTTCTGTTGATTGCCCCACTAGAATTTAGAAATCATCACATTAATCTCCTTATGAAGTTTCTTGGGCAGCTTGGAAACACTCATTGTGTAAGAGGGAATGGCGTGTAGGACAACCTTGATCATAATCTCCTTCCCTACCCCCGAGAGGAAACAATTCTTCcaattgttaattttttgtcACACTCTCTCCTTAAGACACATAAATGTGTTATACTTTGATTTGCCAACCATGATGGGTAACCCTTGGTAGTTTTCAGAGCTACCCTGCACTAAAGAccaaagatttaaatttcgtaccgtaccggccggtacggccgaaatttttcgtttcggccgtccggccggtaccggtactatacctgttccgtaccggccaaaataccggccgtaccggccggtaccggtcataccggcctcaatttcggcctgtaccggcctatatttcggccggtaccggccgatatttcggcctgtgtttttttttttttttttttcgttttttcaaactacaaacttattttttaaccctcaattcagactagactatttataatttatatatatatgtatttgtatataatttatttatatatagactattattttagaatataatttttatatatatttatatatataatttatttatagatcgactatcccgaaacgttatcccgaaacgctatcccgaaacggtaccggtaccgaaatatttcgttccagtgccttgaccggtacgctgtccggtacggtattcaaaacattgctaaAGACCCACATTCTCTTAGGATTAAATTTCTGTCAACAATTGGAGTATTTGAGCTGAAGTAAACTGCTATTTTTTCCTTGTTCAGAAATTGCCCCAATGCTCTTTCATACCTTAACAACAAATTTTGCAATCTCCTCCATTCATCCACACATGCTCTCTCAAACAAAATGCAATCATATGCAAAATTAGGTGATTTACTCTTTGACCCCCTCTCACAATTGTAACCCATTTTGTATTCCCCTTCGAATCTGAATTGTTAAGTAAAGAGTTTAAACCTTCAGCACACATTATAAATAAGGGGATAAGGGATCCCCTTGTTTCAAATCCCTTGAAGGAAAAATCTTAGAACCTGGCTTGCCATTGATTAACACTGAGTATGAGACTGAGGTGACACTTCATAACTAAATCTGTCCACTCATCATAGAAAGCAGTTACCAAGTTTCTTCGTAACTGCTTTCACAAAAGGCTATTTTATTCTATCATAAGTTTTTGACATATCAAGCTTGATTGCCATCCTCTCTATCTTCCCCTTCTTCTCCACCTTCATTGTATGCAAGACTTCATATGCTATCATGATGTTATCAGTGATAATTCTCCCAGGAATAAATGCACTTGGATTGGCTGAAATGATTTCTATCAACACACCTTTAAGTCTGTTTACTATCACTTTGGACACAATTTTATAGAAAACATTACAAAGGCTTATAGGCCTAAACTCAGTGACTGCTTTGGGTTCTTTTTTCTTAGAGATTAGggtaatatatgtataattaacatattataagagAATGTTACCTTTCAGATAATCAAGTACTGTTGCACACACATCATCTCCCACTGTTTCCCAGTGGTTTTGGTAGAAGCAAGCACCAAAACCATCGGGGCCTGGTGACTTCAAGGGGGCCATGCTCTTAATGGCTTCCTCGATCTCCAATCTACAGAATGGCCTTAGAAGCTTGCCATTCACTTATCTTGATACTCGAGGTTCATGATTTTTCAGACAAGCTTCCGTCTCTTCTGTACTAGGTTGAGTTGAAGAGAATATATTCTCCAAATAACTCATGAATGCCCTATCAATCTCTTCATGACCCTTACAAGTCCACCCTTGTACATCCTCTATCTGGTTGATGTTGTTTTTCTGCCTTCTTCGGTTTGCACAAGCATGTAAGTATTTTGTCTTTATGTCCCCCATTGCATACCAGTTTCTTTTGGCTATTTGTTTCCACTTGACATCCTCCTTTTCAAGCAATACTCCAATTCTTCTGCAATTTCTTTATTTCAGTTGAGTTATGGCTACTCTCATCATCTTGTAAACTCTTCAAGGCCTCagttttttccttaatttcctTTCTTCTGTCCATCTTGAACTGATCACTCCACCCCATGAGATCTCCTTTGCATCTTTCCAGCAGGTTGGTTATAGTTTTTGGCTGCCCTCTCCTTTCCTCATTTTCAAGCCAAGCCCCTTGGATTACTTCTTCACGTCCATCTTCTTTAACCCAACTTGCTTCATATCTAAGAACTTTACTCCCCTTCCATTTGATCCTACCCCCTTTATTCATAATCAACATTATTGGCCTATGGCCAGAACTCCTGCCAATTAGTACCTTCACCCAGCAATCCTTAAAGAACTGAACCTAAACTAAATATGCTACTGCCCTGTCTAGCTTCTCTTTAGTGAAAGTGGCATCCTCATGTTTATTACTCGAGGTGAACTTATCTCCTCTCCATCCTAAGTCTGACAGGTCCCCTTCTCCAGAACCCTTCTAAAATTCTCCATTTGTTTCTCCTATCTAGGCCTACCCCCACCTTCTCAGTGAGCTAAGATTTCATTGAATCTCCTAACACACACCACCCTTGGGAACCACTTGGCCTTAGAGATGAAAGTAATTTCCATGCTTCAGCCCTTTTATGAGTTTTAGGATGGCCATAGTAACAAGTCAGCAACCACCTCCTGTTATCTTCCACATCTGTTATCCATACATTTATGTGCCTTTGAGTGTAATTCAGCACTTCTACTTGGGCCCTACTGCTCCATAACAGAGCTAAACCACCTTTTCGTCCCACTAGTTCTACCACAAAACATTCTTCACACTTAAGTCTCTTCTTCAAACCATTACACTTCTCAGCTCTTAGTCtagtttccattaagaaaactaTATTGGGTCTCTTCTCCTCCACCATTTGATAGAGGtcttgaactgtccgagggttcccaagccctcggcagttccaacttaatattttcattgagATTGGCAGGGCTGTAGTCTAACCTCTGCCAATACTTGTAGAGAATTCTCCAACTCTTCAACACTGCTCAaccttccttttttgtttttcgtcATCTCAGCCTCTCCCTTCtccttttcatctttccttctttttcgaGTGATGCACCCACCACACTTTTCTACAGCCTTCCCCTTCTCTATAGCTCTTCTTTTCCACCCTCCCCTTACATGagcttttttctcttttctaccCTTTCCAATTGTAACTGTGTTCATTTCCTTCTCTAACTCATAAGTCATACCTTCCCTACTTGCCTCCATCATCCCTCCACCTCTCCCTTCTATCCCCTTCATTACTATGCATTCATCAATCCTACCTCCTCCTACACTACTCTCCCCTTCTCGCCAATTTCAGTAATAGTCCTCTCCCTTTCATTTCACTCCTCATCACTGTTTTGCTTCTCCTCATCCTTCTTGGTGCCCTCCCTTACTTACTCATTTTGTGCTACCCTTCCCCATTCATTCATACAAGCAGAGTCACTTTCCACTCTCATCTTTCTATCTAGCCCACcctctttatttttcatcttagaCCCTATTTTTGTTTCAGCCCTTAGCCACACCCCATACTATGCGTTCCCTCCCTCTTTCCCTTCACATCCTTTTGAGCCATGCAATAAACAGCCATAGTCAAAGTAGATTCTGGGCAGTTTCTCATATCTTATAGGGATCCATAATTTTTCACCTTTCACAATAATTGTTCTACCTCTGGCCAGAGGTTTAGTGAGATATATGTTAATAACAACCCTTAAATATTTACCTCAACCACTCTCATCCTCCTTTACATCTACCTCTTCTACCATTCCTATTGTCTTCCCAATCTGTTTTCCATGTTCTTCATTCATACATGCAAGAGGCATGTTATGCATTTGGACCCAAAACCTTTCTTGCCCAAACTGTAGTCTCTGTGGTGGTGTATATTCATCAAACAGGTTCAAAGCTAGCAGATATGAGTCAAAtagccatggcctcccactccAAACAATTTGCTTATCTGCTTGGTCAGCAAATGTTATAGTAAACATGTTACCACCAAGATCAACGAACATTGCAGGCTTGCTAACTCTCCaaactttcatcatcatagCCTCTAGAACCTCCCTGCTAATACTTCTTTCCATGCATATCTTCCCTTCTAAGCTACGGTCTTCTTTGAATAGGATTTCCTCAATGACTATAGCTTCGCCATCCTCCTCCTTCAGGCAAAACCTctcccatttttcttctaaGTCATTCATCA includes:
- the LOC121237709 gene encoding U-box domain-containing protein 38-like, translating into MVGNGKHKWKISFHRPSSNSKMDPKQPSKDFICPVSGSLMYDPVVVSSGQTFERVSVQVCRDIGYSPMLEDGSRPDFTTVIQNLAIRSTILNWCRSSGTELPRPPDYRSVERIVRAAMAEDGHSGSEFGVSDRELLKGVADKPPVIFSHAATELGHRVNHFYSTSSEEPVTIAASPATPLPLTTRPACFSSPCSSSEIVENESQTLNPDSSTPEEEQYLAKLMSPQVFEQEEAVVSLRKLTRIREDLRVSLCNARILSAIRPLISSKYATVQTNAIALLVNLSLAKRNKVQIVRSGFVPHLIDVLRGGVSESQEHAAGALFSLALEEENQMAIGVMGALAPLMYALRSENERTRQDSALALYHTTLIQSNRVKLVKLGAVPTLLAMTRAANSASRVLLILCNLALCTEGKSAMLDGNAVECLVGLLRKGEVESEATRENCVAALWALSQGSMRFKGLAKEAGAGEVLREIVERGGERAREKAKRILQMLRGREDEEEAEDFDGILDSGVGVSRSRHRVAGTRSLYGPNSTTF
- the LOC121236609 gene encoding uncharacterized protein LOC121236609, which translates into the protein MAPLKSPGPDGFGACFYQNHWETVGDDVCATVLDYLKVGQSTEKQWLSTPSSYCVQSPISKLDANAKAKDLIDDEQKEWDERFIRSVFNEEEADHIYNIPISKRDVEDKLVWGNKAVVGETSREAEIDNKRKKIWDMHITGKVRIFMWKARNNLLATRSNLFLKKIVENPLCRICLQDEEIMMHVLWHCSAANDVWVVAHKPIQKWRVNEDDLLNLWEDLTGKLSKCELEEASVIIKGLWIRINVFIFENKFLSLSSVIKLAKENLEELLSTEDGAVESGNPSSRVDMLQKWKAPIENCFKANWDATFDIKQRKMGIQIIIRDEKGEVIAAYYGSKGNVEQPATIVFCTKESHGTIQ